From Anthonomus grandis grandis chromosome 21, icAntGran1.3, whole genome shotgun sequence, one genomic window encodes:
- the LOC126748071 gene encoding sporozoite surface protein 2-like, with translation MNVDEIAQSLEALMEFTPSEPQGRKASPTQPNPNQPTQPNPNQPTQPNPNQPTQPNPNQRNPTQPNNQENYNRWRQRGRNWRKKRLERQHEQSVLHKQKVLLSVVTDAMASVASAVLKHTGATTSGYQWRGGSRRGRGRGRGRGRVE, from the exons ATGAACGTAGACGAAATTGCCCAAAGTTTGGAGGCGCTAATGGAGTTTACACCG TCAGAACCTCAGGGGAGAAAAGCCagcccaacccaacccaacccgaaccaacccacccaacccaacccgaaccaacccacccaacccaacccgaaccaacccacccaacccaacccgaaCCAAcgcaacccaacccaacccaataaTC aGGAAAATTACAATAGGTGGAGGCAAAGGGGAAGGAACTGGAGGAAGAAAAGGCTGGAACGACAGCACGAGCAATCGGTTCTTCATAAACAGA aagtattACTGTCGGTAGTAACCGACGCCATGGCCTCGGTGGCCTCCGCCGTGCTGAAGCACACGGGGGCCACTACAAGCGGGTACCAGTGGCGAGGGGGCTCGAGGAGGGGCCGAGGTCGTGGCAGGGGAAGGGGGAGGGTAGAGTAG